A single window of uncultured Pseudodesulfovibrio sp. DNA harbors:
- a CDS encoding TonB-dependent receptor, with protein MSSRKITGLILTIILLFSSPVQAEENQSNNETQKTILMEPVTVTASKREGSVKDFPGNISVMDDAFMETHGTEDLADLTRFAPNVYVKSTSSGGSIVCRGISTIDTSLFSPMGLYVNDVALPIGYMVNQDLFDVERVEILRGPQATLYGRNSESGVINIVLKEPDNTPRHRIMTELGNYSTARLGGSSSGPFIEDKLFYNVSLLGKTTNGYMKNTFHDDDDVAGEESLFGRGTLRWTPTKAWDISLDLDGTKRNLGISYLRFEDGPNKTPRHEVRSNGGNKAYENALGQSARIKYTWPSVELTSITSHRTFDRDHQHDFDRTPLPLGNSQMNTEMDSWGQEIRVSSKNEDQLSWLIGLYGRHETIDAGIDFNHVNPLMASKRKGDNTDNGYAGFGQTTYEIIKGLRLTGGLRFDVSRNSGKHTYTPNTGPVSYEQDINNTEWLPMASLAYDFTPRITAYTTVSKGFLAGGFNFFSATSAETFAYDPEHSVNYEAGIKTNWLDNTLTFNTTIFYTEISDKQVREEVPGAGMGIWKFTNAADAHTQGIELETQYQPIPELQLIAGFGYANAEVDKWNTTVAGNPVDYSGNKLPWAPEYTYTLSAKYSHQNGFFVLADLLGTGEQYFDAANTLKDDGYETVNLRIGYQAEDIEIALWCDNLLDNEYANKKVKTGTGLTLVEDGAPRTFGLTFNWRF; from the coding sequence ATGTCTTCACGCAAAATCACCGGTCTCATACTCACAATCATCCTTCTTTTTTCATCCCCCGTACAGGCGGAAGAAAACCAATCCAACAATGAAACACAAAAAACAATCCTTATGGAGCCTGTCACCGTCACAGCCAGCAAACGTGAGGGCTCCGTCAAAGACTTCCCGGGCAATATTTCTGTCATGGATGATGCCTTCATGGAAACACACGGGACCGAAGACCTTGCGGACCTGACTCGATTCGCTCCCAACGTATACGTCAAAAGCACCAGTTCCGGCGGCTCCATAGTCTGCCGTGGCATCTCGACTATCGACACATCTCTGTTCAGCCCCATGGGCCTTTACGTTAACGATGTGGCTCTCCCCATTGGCTACATGGTCAATCAAGACCTCTTCGACGTCGAACGGGTAGAAATACTTCGAGGTCCACAGGCCACTCTATACGGACGAAACAGTGAGTCCGGCGTCATCAATATCGTGCTCAAGGAGCCAGACAACACTCCACGGCACAGGATCATGACTGAACTCGGAAATTATAGCACGGCCAGGTTGGGAGGAAGTTCCAGCGGCCCTTTTATCGAAGATAAACTTTTCTACAATGTGTCCCTCCTCGGAAAAACAACAAATGGGTACATGAAAAACACTTTTCATGACGATGACGATGTTGCCGGAGAGGAGTCCTTGTTTGGCCGAGGCACGCTCCGATGGACACCCACCAAGGCATGGGACATCTCTCTTGATCTTGATGGGACAAAACGAAATTTAGGCATCAGTTATTTACGTTTTGAAGATGGACCAAACAAGACACCTCGCCATGAAGTTCGTTCCAATGGAGGAAACAAGGCCTACGAAAACGCACTGGGACAATCTGCTCGTATCAAATACACATGGCCTTCCGTTGAACTCACGTCCATAACCAGTCATCGTACTTTTGACAGAGACCATCAGCACGATTTTGACAGAACACCTCTCCCGCTCGGCAACTCGCAAATGAACACGGAAATGGACAGTTGGGGTCAGGAAATCCGCGTATCATCCAAAAATGAAGATCAACTGTCATGGCTGATTGGCCTCTATGGTCGTCATGAAACCATTGATGCCGGTATAGACTTCAACCATGTCAATCCGCTGATGGCCTCCAAACGAAAGGGCGATAATACGGATAATGGCTACGCGGGCTTTGGCCAAACAACATATGAAATCATCAAAGGACTTCGTCTCACAGGCGGGTTGCGATTTGATGTTTCACGCAACAGCGGTAAGCACACATATACACCAAACACCGGCCCGGTTTCCTATGAACAGGACATCAACAATACCGAATGGCTGCCCATGGCTTCGCTGGCCTACGACTTCACACCGCGCATAACGGCATACACCACGGTATCCAAAGGATTTCTGGCAGGCGGATTCAACTTCTTCTCCGCAACCAGTGCCGAGACCTTTGCGTATGACCCAGAGCATTCCGTTAACTATGAAGCTGGTATCAAAACAAACTGGCTCGACAACACCCTCACCTTCAATACCACTATCTTTTATACGGAAATCTCGGACAAACAGGTACGCGAAGAAGTGCCCGGTGCCGGCATGGGAATCTGGAAATTCACCAATGCTGCCGATGCACACACTCAGGGCATCGAACTGGAAACGCAGTATCAACCTATACCGGAATTACAATTGATAGCCGGATTTGGATACGCCAATGCAGAAGTAGACAAATGGAACACCACCGTTGCCGGAAATCCGGTGGACTACAGCGGCAACAAACTGCCTTGGGCACCAGAGTACACATACACTCTCAGCGCAAAATACAGCCATCAAAACGGCTTCTTTGTTCTGGCAGATCTGCTTGGTACAGGCGAACAATATTTCGATGCGGCCAATACGCTCAAAGATGACGGGTATGAAACAGTCAATCTTCGTATCGGCTATCAGGCTGAAGACATTGAAATAGCCCTGTGGTGCGACAACCTTCTCGATAACGAATATGCAAACAAGAAAGTCAAAACAGGCACTGGATTAACTCTGGTGGAAGATGGCGCTCCCCGGACATTCGGACTTACCTTCAATTGGAGATTTTAA
- a CDS encoding AraC family transcriptional regulator, producing MKPASKNERCSPEGNSLHISLEGYTSLPHGIKSQSLRTGLSLSISHPKAGVPLTSSFEVDEAPIQFGFTCFGKNRCTYSGGSFRNHTHEMQSGSNGIFYLPKTRGVLEKPDKDPACVIGILATPEFLRSYFSDSMDQLPLEFQKNVDETRMNPMAWFGKSTPTKRHLLSQILNCPYTGGIRRLFLESRVMELLALQINDYAESKKICQKQATLRPDDVERIRSAKDILVKDLDAPPSLTELAACAGLNEKKLKIGFRQVFGTSVFGFFREHRLQKAHELLRQGNLNVTETAYAIGYQSLSHFSRAFKKRFGILPKDFWASQR from the coding sequence GTGAAACCAGCCTCAAAGAATGAAAGATGTTCCCCGGAAGGGAATTCACTGCATATATCTCTTGAGGGGTACACCTCACTCCCTCACGGCATCAAATCCCAATCTCTCAGAACAGGACTGTCCCTCTCTATTTCTCATCCGAAAGCAGGAGTTCCACTTACAAGCTCTTTTGAAGTTGATGAGGCGCCTATTCAATTCGGATTCACCTGTTTCGGTAAAAACCGATGCACATATTCCGGTGGATCATTTCGCAACCACACACATGAAATGCAATCCGGCTCCAATGGGATTTTCTATTTACCAAAAACCAGAGGCGTTCTTGAAAAACCCGACAAAGATCCTGCATGCGTTATCGGAATACTTGCCACTCCTGAATTTCTTCGCAGCTACTTCAGCGATTCAATGGATCAACTTCCACTTGAATTTCAAAAAAACGTTGATGAAACCCGCATGAATCCAATGGCATGGTTTGGAAAAAGCACCCCCACTAAACGCCATCTACTCAGTCAGATCCTCAACTGCCCGTACACAGGTGGAATACGACGCCTTTTTCTGGAAAGCCGCGTCATGGAACTTCTTGCCCTGCAAATCAATGACTATGCTGAATCAAAAAAGATATGCCAAAAACAAGCTACTCTCCGACCTGATGATGTCGAACGTATCCGCTCGGCTAAAGATATCCTTGTCAAAGATCTGGACGCTCCTCCCAGCTTAACTGAATTGGCTGCTTGCGCAGGACTTAATGAGAAAAAACTCAAAATCGGATTTCGACAGGTGTTCGGCACTTCTGTTTTCGGTTTTTTCCGCGAACACCGGCTACAAAAAGCGCATGAGCTCCTCAGACAAGGGAACCTCAATGTAACAGAAACCGCCTACGCCATTGGATATCAAAGCTTGAGCCACTTCAGTCGTGCTTTCAAAAAACGATTCGGTATCCTCCCCAAAGACTTCTGGGCTAGCCAGCGATAA